From Anaerolineae bacterium, the proteins below share one genomic window:
- the larE gene encoding ATP-dependent sacrificial sulfur transferase LarE has translation MTPEEKEQELRRRLAELGSVAVAFSGGVDSTYLLAVAVETLGRENVLALTEDSALIPRSEVTASQELARRLGVAHRIIQMDVLAEDGITANQPDRCYHCKHAVLSRLLAEARAAGIPHLVYGANRDDHGDYRPGQRAAKELGVRAPLDEAGLTKAEIRELSRRRGLPTWDKPAMACLASRFPYGTVLEPKALSQVERAEDYLRHELGLRALRVRHHGPVARIELPPEDWERVLEPAARQKLVAAFREIGFTFVTLDLQGLRSGSMNALL, from the coding sequence ATGACCCCGGAAGAAAAGGAGCAGGAGCTGAGACGCCGGCTGGCCGAGCTGGGCTCCGTGGCGGTCGCATTCTCGGGTGGGGTGGACAGCACATATTTGCTCGCCGTCGCCGTCGAGACCCTGGGCAGGGAAAACGTGCTGGCCCTCACCGAGGATTCCGCCCTTATCCCGCGCAGTGAGGTCACTGCATCCCAGGAGCTGGCGCGCCGACTGGGGGTGGCGCATCGCATCATCCAGATGGATGTGCTGGCCGAGGACGGCATCACGGCCAATCAACCGGACCGCTGTTATCACTGCAAGCACGCGGTGCTTTCCCGGCTTCTGGCCGAGGCGAGGGCCGCCGGCATCCCTCACCTGGTGTACGGCGCGAACCGCGATGACCACGGGGATTACCGTCCAGGTCAGCGGGCGGCGAAGGAGCTGGGGGTGCGCGCCCCATTGGACGAGGCCGGCCTGACCAAGGCGGAGATCCGGGAGCTGTCGCGCCGGCGCGGCCTGCCCACCTGGGACAAGCCGGCGATGGCCTGCCTGGCCTCGCGCTTCCCCTACGGCACGGTGCTGGAGCCGAAGGCGCTCTCCCAGGTGGAACGCGCCGAGGACTACCTGCGTCATGAATTGGGGCTGCGCGCCCTGCGGGTGCGGCACCACGGCCCCGTGGCGCGCATCGAACTGCCCCCGGAGGATTGGGAGCGGGTGCTGGAGCCGGCGGCGCGCCAGAAGCTGGTGGCCGCCTTTCGGGAGATCGGCTTCACGTTCGTGACACTGGACCTGCAGGGACTGCGCAGTGGCAGTATGAACGCGTTATTATAA